One Myxococcales bacterium genomic window, CTCGGCGAGAGCCACACGGAAGCCACCAACGCGAGCGCCGACGCGTCGTGCGCGGGACAGCCCACGCGCTTCGTCTACCGCTTCCGAACAAGCGCCACGGAGTCGATCCGCGTCGGGTTCTTCGAAAACGGCCCGCGAGCAGCACGCCTCTTTGTGCGCGAACCAGGCGGCGCCTGTCGGAGCGTCGAGCGACGGGAAGGCACCCTGCCGATGAGCGCCGGCGATCACGAGCTCGTGGTGACGTCGGCGGCGGCGGGCAACGCCGAGTACCTGCTGACCGTCACCCCCGAGCGTCGCTGACGATCGCGAGCGGAGCGGAGCGAACCGGCCGCCCTTAGAATTGGAAGTAGATGAACTCGGCCTGCGAAGCGCCAAAGGCGAGGAGTACCACGCCGGCGACGGCGTAGATGAGCACGCTCGCGCCGCGCGGCCGCAGCGCAAGGATGCGCTCCTTGAACTGTGACAGCGCCACGTAGGCGATGGTCGCCGCCGGGATAGCGAAGAGGGCGAAGGACGGCACGAGCTCGCGCGTCTTCGGCGCGACGATGCCGTGGATCACGTCGAGGGCGATGCCGAAGTCCGGCGCGCGAAAGAAGATGCGCGTGAACGTGATGAGGTGGAACACGATGAGCGCCCGCACGAGGCGCTCTCCGAAGCCCATATCAGAGCGCCTCTTCTGCTTCTTGCCGCGGAGCTCGAAGTACGCGCGCTCCGTCAGCAGGAAGATGCCGTGGAGCGCGCCCCACGCGACGAAGGTCCAGTTGGCGCCGTGCCAGAGGCCCCCGAGGAGCATCGTCAGAAACAGGTTGCGGTACGTGGCGAACTTGGAGCCGTGGTTGCCGCCGAGGGGAATGTACAGGTAGTCGCGCAGCCATCGAGACAGCGTCATGTGCCAGCGACGCCAGAACTCGCTCATGCTGACGGCCTTGTAGGGCTGGTTGAAATTCAGCGGCAGCTCGTAGCCGACGATCTTGGCGCAGCCACGCGCGATGTCGCTGTAGGCCGAGAAGTCGAAGTAGACCTGCATCGAGTAGCCGTACACGGCGACCAGACACATGAAGCGGTTGTGCTCCAAGGGCCGCGCGAAGACTTGCTCCACGAAGGGCGCGAAGTTGTCGGCGAAGAGGGTCTTTTTGATGAAGCCGTGGCCGATGAGCGTCAGGCCTTCGCCAAACTTCTCTTCCTCGATGAGGCGGGGCTTGGGAATTTGATGGAGGAGCTCGCTGGCGCGGACGATGGGCCCCGCGATGAGCTTCGGAAAGAACATCAAGAAGCTGAGGTACTGGAAGAAGTTCCGCTTCGGCTGGAGCTCACCACGGTAGACGTCGATGCCGTAGCTGATCGTCTCGAAGGTGTAGAACGAGATGCCAAGCGGCAAGACGATGTCGAGGGCGGGAGGCTTCCACGGAGAGCCGAGCCAATGCGCCAAGCCGCCGGCGGTGCTGAGCGCCATCCCCGTGTATTTGAAGAACGCCAGCGAGCCCAAGCTGAAGACGAGGCTGAGGATCAGCCAAGGCTTGCGCGCGGCCCGCGTGGGCAAGCTGCCCATCTTGATGGCGACGCCGTAGTCGACGGCCGCCGTCGCGAGCAGGAGGAGAATGAAGGGCGGGCTCCAGCTCGCGTAGAAGAGGAAGCTCGCCCCCAAGATCCACGCGTTGCGCGCGATGCCGTGGACCGGCAGCAGGCGAAGGACGACGAGGAGCGGGATAAAAAACGCGAGGAAGGTGAGCGAGTTGAAGAGCACGAATCACCGGCCCTTCGAGGGGCGCGCAAAGGCGGCCTTGATGCGCGGGTCGGCGGCCAGCGCAGCGCCGAGGAACTTCGAGTAGTCCTCGGCGGTCGCGCGGTGCATGTGCCCCGGGTCCCCGAAGTCTTTGTCGGAGCCGTAGCGGTCGATGTGGTTCCAGAAGATGGCGCCCTCATCGGCGGCAATCTTCTGCAGCTGCTCGCGCCACGCGAGGTGCTTCTTTCCGTTGGCGAAGTGCTCGCGGTAATAGGGCGCCGCCGGCACCTCCACCAGCACGACAACGACGCCCCACTCACGCGCCGCCGACAAGAAGCTCCGCGCGAAAGACGCGTGCCACTGGCTCACGGTGAGCTTCTGGTACTCGCCGGCGTAGTGCACCGCGTGGCGCTGGTAGAAGCGGTATTCCCAATCGGCGACGACGCGGAAGGGCTCGTAGCCGTCGCCCTCGGGCTCGTAGACGCGGGGCCGCGGAGACTCGCGCTCGTAGAGGCCGAGCCGCTTCTGGAGCTTCGCGAGCCGCTTGCCGAGGCCCTCGGTCTTGTCTTCCACCTTGAGCAGCACCGGCGGCCGGTGCCGATAGGGCGGAAAGACATTCATAAGCCCCACGTCGAGCACGAGCTCGAAGGGCGCCCCCGCCTCAAAGAGTGTCGGAATGTCGCGGCGCTCGAGCTGCTCGAGCCGATTGGCCTTCCGCGTCGCGTCGAACATCAACGGATCGACGGCCCACACCACGAGCCGCGGCGACGGATTCATGCGGAGAAGGCCGCTCCGGCCAAAACTTGCATGATGCAATGAATCGGTTCCATCGACGGAGAAGTTGTACCCTCTCACCTCGCCGAAGCCCGCGGCCTCGAGGCTCGCTGAAATCAGACGCGGTGACACGCCGGCGCGAGGTCGCGAATTGCCAAGGATCGCGAAGCCAATGGGCTTCTTCCCTTCGCCCTCCGTCGCCTCTTCGAGCGCTTCCCACGCAGGGCTGCGCACCGTCCCAACCCGGGCCAGCGGCAAGGCGAACAGTGAGAAGGCCACCAGCAGCAACAGGACGCGGCCAAGAAGCCACGAGGCCCGCGCGTCGCGCGGCGGTTCGTCGCGCGGAGGTCCGTTGCCGGCATCCCGAGCCGGACCGCTGGGCGACGGCGACGTGGGGCGAGTGGCTTCTTCCATGCGTCGCGAGCTCTGCCCCGTTGGCGGAGTGAGTGCTGTATCAAAAAATGACGCTGAGGTCGCCCCGAACCCCCGTCCGCGGTAGCGCAACGGAACGTCCCCGAGGCCGGCGTCTGGCGCTCGGGGCCAACCTGCGCTAATTCCCAACGATGCGTTCTGCCTCGCTTCTATCGCTTTTGTCCGTGGCCGGATTCCTTGCCTGCTCTACCAGCTCCAACCGCTTCGCCTCGAACGACGCGGGAAGCGACGCGACCTCGGTGACCGGCGCCACCACCACCAAGAAGGACGGCGGCACCACGGAAGAGACCGACTCAGGCAAGAAGCCCAAGGACTCGGGCGCGCCCCCCGTCACGGCGTGCGCTCCCGGCGACGTCTCGAGCTTCACGCCCACCTGGAAGGCGCCGGCGGTCCTTCACGCGGGCGCCTGCGCGCCGACGCAGATCACGACGCTCATCGACTGCTTCTTCAACGCGAGCGCCAGCCAAACGACCTGCGACGCCTTCCAAAAGGCGGCCGCGAACCAGTCCTGCATCAAGTGTGCGGCGACGGCCGATTCCGCCCCGGCCCTTGGCCCGATGGTCGTCTCCGCCGACAGCCTCGTCACATTGAACATCGCCGGCTGCATCGCCCGCACCGCCAACCAGATGACGGCCACCGGGTGCGGCGCCAAAGTGCAGGCCCTCGGTCAGTGCACCGACGAAGCGTGCAACGCCAACTGCCCCGTCCCCGACGGCGACGACCAGGCGCTTCAGGATCGCAACCAGTGCCAGACCGACGCCGAAAGCTCGGCGTGCCAGAGCTTCGCCACCGACGCGCAATGCGCCGACGCGCTCCTTCAAGGAGCCGCCGCGCCCTGCAACGCGGGCTCGACGTTCGAAGATCTCGCGAGCGCGCTGACGACGCTCTTCTGCGGAAACTGACGACCGCTCGGCACGACCCCGTCGAGCGCGGCGGGGCGCTCGCCGCCTCAGCCTGAAGGACGCGTCGTCGGCATGCCGACGTCGGAGCGGCGAAACTCGCGAGCTTCTGAAATGTCCCAGCCGTCGGGCAAGAGAATGCTCCCGTCTTTCACGCGCTCGTGTTGCGACGGGCTGATCTCGGCCACGAGGCTCCGATAAGGGAAGTGCTCGCTCGGCGGGAAGTTGAAGAACTCGATCTGCCCTTCGTCGGGCGCGGCCTGGTTGACCTCGAGGAGCTTGATGGGTTCGTCGTCGGACGCGTCGGCGGCTGTCACGATCCAATAGATGCGCCGGAGTCGCGGCTCACCGCGGAAGTGACGCGCGATGAGCTCGCGCGCGGCTTCTTCCTTCGAACGCGACATTCCACCAGCCTATGCGCCGCCGAATGCCTTGTGAACAGAATGACGAGACTGAACGGACGTCGCGCCCCGGAGCTCCCCCGCAGAGGCCATCTTGTGAGCGATGGCGGCTGCGAAAGGTAGACCAAGAAGGCCGCTCGTACGTCGTTGAACGGGGCTACCCTGCGGCCGCTCCTCATGCGCAAGAACACGACGCGAACTCCTAAACGAGCTTTCGGGATCTTCACCCTGGCCGCCGTCACGGCGCTCTTGGCCTCCGGTTGCCCAGGCGAGCTGCCGCCGCCGGCGAGCCCCGCCAATGCCCAAAAGGCCCGGCCGAAGGAGCCGGTTGTTTGGCGAACCTCCAAGTCGGGGCTCGGGTTTCGCCTGAGCGATGCGAAGCCCGAGGAGGAAGCTCAACCGTCGGCGGCCAACGTGACGATGCTCGCCGAGGCCGACGCGAAGCGGCTCTTGGCGCGCCTCCCGGCCATGGAGTCCGACCCGTCCGACGAGAAGGACTTCGCGCTGCGCGAGCGCTCTCGCCCGGCGCCGCGGCCTGGCAAGACCGTTGACCTCCCCTTCCCGCCGACCGGCAGCGGCGCACCGCCGGCCGTCGCGGCGGCGCCGGGCCCGCTGACGATATCGCGACGCGCCCCCGAAGGAGAGCTCGACCTCGCGCCGAGCCTCAGCGTCTCTTTCTCGAAGCCGATGGTCGCCATAACGTCGCACGACGAGCTCGCGAAGGTCGCGCCTCCTGTCACGCTGTTGCCCGAACCGCCGGGCAAGTGGCGGTGGCTCGGAACGCAGACGGTCGTCTTCGATCCGGCGCGCGAACGGTTTCCGATGTCGACCGACTACAAGGTGGAGATCAAAGCCGGGACACGCTCGACCGACGGCTCCACGCTGACGCGACCGGAGGTCTGGACCTTCACGACGCCTGCCGTCGCGCTGCGCGGGCACGCGCCGAGCGGAGGCTCCGTCGAGCTGGAGCCGAAGATCTTTGCCGGCTTCAACCAAGGCATCGATCCGCAGTCGATCCTCGCGGCCATGGAGGTTCGCGCCGGCAAAGACCGCGTGCCCGTCACGTTGCTCACCGGCGAAGACGTCGAGGCGAACGCGCAGCTTCGCGCGCTCGCCAAGCGGCACGAGAGCAAGGCCGGCGAGCCGCAACGCTTCATCGCCTTCAAACCCGTGCGGCCTCTGCCCAAGGCGACCCACATCGAGGTGCGCTTCCCCGAAGGCACGCCTTCGGCGGAAGGGCCCAAGCGCACGACACGCGCCCAGAGCTTCGGGTTTTCGACCTACGGTCCGATGGCGCTCTCGAATCACCACTGCAGTTGGAACGACGTCTGTCCGCCGCTCACGCCGTTCATCCTCGACTTCTCGAACGCCATCGACACGGCGGCCTTCGACAAGAACCTCGTGACGGTCTCGCCTCCCCTCGTGGGTATGAAGGTCGACGTTTCAGGCTCGCGCCTCACGGTCTCGGGACGTAGCAAGGGGCGGACGAAGTACACCGTCACGGTGGCCGCGGCGCTCAAGGACCGCTTCGGCCAGTCGCTCGAGCGCGACGCCACCGCGGCCTTCGAGGTCGGTAGCGCAAGGCCGCTCCTCTTCCGCGAAGACTCGCCGCAGATCGTGCTCGACCCCATCGAGCTCAATGCCGCCGGCGGACCGAAGCTCTCGGTCTTCTCGGTGAACCGCGATGCGCTGCGCGTGAAGCTCTTCAAGGTGCGCCCCGAAGACTGGGGCCGCTACCTCAAGTTCCGCCAATCGTGGGACTACGACGGCAAAGAGATCGCGCCGCCCGGCACCCTCGTGCAAAACGAGGTCGTGCGCCCGAAGCGCGCGCCCGACGAGCTCGTCGAGACGTCGATCCCGCTCAAGGCCGCGCTCACCGGCGGCTTCGGGCAGGTCATCGCCCTCGTCGAACCGACGGTGTCGACGAAGGACGACCGCCAGTGGATCCGCCAGTGGATCCAGGTGACGGCCATCGGCCTCGACGTCTTCGCCGACAACCAGAAGGGTTACGGTTGGGCGTCGGCGCTGGCCAACGGAGCGCCACTCGAGGGCATCGAGCTGTCGCTCTTGCCGGCACCTGGCCTCGTCAAGACGGAGCGCGACGGCGTCGCTCGCTTCGACTTGGGCGACTCGAAGTCGGGCGAGGTCGTCGTCGCAAGAAAGGGGTCCGATGTCGCCATGCTCACGGACCGCTACGACGCGGACCTGAGCCTCACGCGGCGCGCGCTCTCCGACTCGATTCGCTTTTTCACCTACGACGATCGCCGCATGTACAAGCCCGGCGAAGAGGTTCACGTCAAAGGCTGGGTGCGGCTACAGAAGAACGAGATCGGAGGCGATTTGGCCGCCGCCGGCGCCAAGTCGTTGTCGTTCAAGGCCAACGATCCGCGCGGCAGCAAGATCACAGAGGGCAAAGCCGTCATTGACGAGAGCGGAGGCTTTGACTTCGCCTTCAAGCTCGCCAAGGACGCAAATCTCGGTACCGGTCGAGTCGAGCTTCGCCTCGACAATGGCCACTACGGGTCGCACGCGTTTCAAGTGCAGGAGTTCCGGCGGCCCGAGTTCGAGGTCGGCGTCTCCGTCGCCGGCGGACCGCACCTCGTCGGCGAGCACGCCGTCGCGACGGTGGCAGCCCGCTACTTCGCCGGCGGCGGCCTGCCCGCCGCCGAGACACGATGGCTCGTGAAGGGGCAAGCGGCGCGCTTCACGCCGCCGAACTTGTCGAACTTCTCCTTCGGCAAGCCCCCGGAGCCGTGGTGGCGTTGGCGCAGCGCGCCGGACGCGGGCGACAAGAACCAAGAGACCTGGACAGCCCGCACCAGCGCCGCCGGCGAGCATCGACTGCGCATCGACTTCGACGCCGTCGAGCCGCCGTACCCGATGAACATCGAGCTCCAGGCCACGGTCACCGACGTGAACCGTCAAGAGTGGACGGCGCGCGGGAACCTGCTCGTTCATCCCGCCGATCTGACGGCAGGCCTTCGCAGCGAGAAGGGCTTCGTCCGCGCCGGCGAGGCTATGCCCATCGACGTCGTCGTCAGCGACCTCGACGGCACCCTCGTGGCCGGAAGCCGCGTCACGGTGCGCTCCGCTCGCCTCGACACCGAGTGGACTCCCGACGGCTACAAGGAGAAGGAGCTCGACGCTCAGACCTGCGAGGTCACGACGACGAAGGAGCCGGTGCGCTGCCAGCTTCCGACGAAGCGCGGCGGGCAACACGCCGTCACCACCGTGGTGACCGACGTCTACGGGCGCAAGAGCCAGACGCGGATCTTCATGTGGGTCGCCGACGACTCGGCGCCGCCCGATCGCGATCTCACGCGCGGCAAGGTCGAGGTCGTCGCCGACAAGAAGGCCTACGCGGCGGGCGAAACGGCCGAGCTTCTCGTGCTCGCACCGTTCGCGCCGGCCGAGGGCGTGCTCATGCTCACGCGTCAGGGCATCGTTCACTTCGAGCGATTCGCCCTGACCAAGACGAGCCAAGTGCTGCGCACGAAGCTCACGACGGGCCACTACCCGAGCGTTGAAGCCCGCGTCGTGCTCGT contains:
- a CDS encoding MBOAT family protein; translated protein: MLFNSLTFLAFFIPLLVVLRLLPVHGIARNAWILGASFLFYASWSPPFILLLLATAAVDYGVAIKMGSLPTRAARKPWLILSLVFSLGSLAFFKYTGMALSTAGGLAHWLGSPWKPPALDIVLPLGISFYTFETISYGIDVYRGELQPKRNFFQYLSFLMFFPKLIAGPIVRASELLHQIPKPRLIEEEKFGEGLTLIGHGFIKKTLFADNFAPFVEQVFARPLEHNRFMCLVAVYGYSMQVYFDFSAYSDIARGCAKIVGYELPLNFNQPYKAVSMSEFWRRWHMTLSRWLRDYLYIPLGGNHGSKFATYRNLFLTMLLGGLWHGANWTFVAWGALHGIFLLTERAYFELRGKKQKRRSDMGFGERLVRALIVFHLITFTRIFFRAPDFGIALDVIHGIVAPKTRELVPSFALFAIPAATIAYVALSQFKERILALRPRGASVLIYAVAGVVLLAFGASQAEFIYFQF